TCGAAAAAGAAACTTAAAAATTTAAAGGAGATAAAATCCCTACAGAACACAGCGAAAACTCCTCTCTTCTTATTGAATCACCACAGCCACCCAAGCGTCTTCTAAACCGCTCCAAAATCCATTTAAAACCCCTTTAAAATCTATAAACTTTTAATGTTTATATCGCAATTTATGACGAATTAGACTATATTTTAAACATTAATTCGCCAAGTATGACGATATATCTCATGAACATTGAAAACACGTTAAATGACCCATCCATCCTGCTGGAAATAGGCCAACGCCTAGCTCAACAACGCTTAAGCATGGGGCTCACTCAAGCAGAGTTGGCTGAACAAGCCGGCATCGCCAAGCGCACACTGGAGCGCATCGAAGCCGGTGAATCTGCGCAAATGCTCACGCTCATTCGCCTATTTCGCGTCTTAGGTTTATTACCCGCTTTAAATAGCATGCTGCCCGCGCATGAAACGCGACCGATGGAATTATTAGCCGCTTCGCGCCAAGCGGAAACAGGCAAAGCCACTGCTAAACGTGCGCACAAAAAAGTTAATCAAGCCAAATCCGAATGGCACTGGAATGACCAGGATGATGCCTCATGAACACCGTCGCTGAAGTAAAACTATGGGGACGCACCATCGGCGCGATTGCGCTGAACGATGACTCAGACATTGCGAGTTTTGAATACGATCGCGCATTTGCACAAAGTGATATTCAAATTGCGCCACTGACAATGCCATTATCCAATCGCGTGTATCGTTTTCCTGAATTAGCGCGCAATACTTTTTATGGACTGCCAGGTTTATTAGCCGACTCACTGCCCGACAAATTTGGTAATGCATTAATTAATGCGTGGCTCGCAACCCAAGGTCGACGCGCAGACAGTTTTAATGCAATTGAACGTTTGTGTTACACCGGCGATCGCGGCATGGGCGCATTGGAATATGCACCGGCAACAGGCCCCACTGCCAATAGCGTACAGCAATTGCAAGTTGATCAACTCGTGCAACTGGCATCCGACATACTTTCGCAACGTGATACTTTGCATGCTGAATTAAATGAACAACATAGCAGCGCCGCGTTAAAACATATTTTTCAAGTCGGCACTTCCGCAGGCGGTGCACGCGCTAAAGCCGTGATTGCATGGAACCCTGCTACTAACGAAGTGCGCTCCGGACAAATTGAGGCTGGCAATGGTTTTCAACACTGGCTATTAAAATTTGATGGCGTCAGCAACAACAAAGACAAAGAACTCGAAGATCCAAAAGGCTATGGCTTGATTGAATACGCCTACTATAAAATGGCGTTAGATGCCGGCATCACCATGAACGAATGTCGTTTATTAACCGAACATAACCGTCATCACTTCATGACCAAACGTTTTGATCGTTTAGACAACGGCGCAAAACTGCATATGCAATCATTGTGCGCGCTAGCGCATTACGATTTTAATATGGCAGGCGCATACTCTTACGAACAAGCTTTTATGGTCATGCGCCAACTGCGCTTACCCATGCAAGACATCGAACAATTATTTCGCCGCATGACATTTAACATCATAGCCCGCAACCAAGACGATCACGTTAAAAACATCGCCTTCTTAATGGACAAACAAGGCACTTGGCGATTATCCCCCGCTTTTGATATCACCTACGCCTACCAACCCAACGGCTTATGGACATCACAACATCAAATGATGCTCAATGGTAAACGCGATGGTTTTACGTTTGAAGATTTTAAAAGCTGCGCAAAAACAGTAGGCCTAAAAAAAGGTCGTGCGGAAAGTATTATCAAAGAAGTTATTGAAGTTGTTAAACACTGGACAGATTATGCAGATGAGGTAGGAGTTAATAAACAACAGCGGGATATAATCAATAGCACATTGCGCTTATCATTAGAAAATTGATTTTGGAAATGCTCGTTAAAGCGGGGTAAGCTCAGTCTGACCCCTTGATTCACGACTATACGAATAACCGTGCTGACGCAATTCAGCATGAATGCGCGGATAACCATAAGTTTCGTGGCTCGCATGATGAATCGTCTCAATCTTTTCTAAGAGATTACGCGTTTCTTGACTGCGAGGACTTTCTAATCGGTGCAACCATTCGTAATAGCCGCTATTAGAAACATCCAAGGTACGACACAATAAACGCACAGGGTAAGCGTGATGGTGTTGTTTGATAAATGCGTACTTCACTTGTGTTCCTTGGCAAAGTAAATGGCGGCTTTTTTTAAAATTTCATTTTCTTGTTTTAAGCGTTCATTTTCTCGCTTAAGTAACGTGAGCTCTGCTGCGTCAGGCGCTTGTTTGCCTTTGCCAGGAAAGGCATGGACTGTTTTGTCAGTGAGTTCTTTTTTCCATTTGTAAATCTGATTCACGCGAATATCTAATTCCCGCGCTATTTGCGTGACAGCTTTATCCGATGATTCGGCTAAACGCACCGCTTCCGCTTTGAATTCGGCACTGAATTGACGGTATTTTTTCGGCATTGCAACACTCCTCAAGTGGGTTAATATAACCTCTTTCGAAGTGCTCGTTAAAGCGGGGTAAGTTCATTTCGACCCCTTGATTTTCGTCAAAGCAAAACAAGTTCTATATAAACGCTTTCGAAGTGCTCGTTAAAGCGGGGTAAGTTCACTCTGCCCCCTTGGTTCCAAAACGGGGAAAGTTCAGTCTGCCCACCCCCTTGATTCTCATTATTTTCTTTTTTTCTCGAAACGAATTGCTTGCTTATATTGATTAATAAATTCAGATGAATCTGGATATTGATCCATACGCTTGTACTTATAATAAGCACATAAGGTTATCGCCGATAAGATATTTTTATTTTTTTCCTCACTTATTACTGAGTCTTCATGCGCACTATAAAAATTATCAAAAAACTTATATAACCTAGAATCGTCTATTGACAACCAATAATGAGCCAAAAAAAATGTCAGGTACACATGCACAAACTCTAATTTCTCCTCCTTAATACTACACTCACTCCCTTCAGAAATATTGCCTAATATCTCAGAGACATACTCCTGAGGGAGCATTGCATCTAACTCATGCCACGCATCAGAAAAATCATAAGGAACATAAATTTTATCATTTTTAATTGTTGGTGAAACAGTTAAAAAATATTTCTCTTTATTCCACTGCGGATTATTTTTACTTATGTGTATTGTTCCAGCCCATCCTGGCGACAATGCGACATCATGAAAATTATATTTTTTATAGTCGTCCCCTAGTGCTGCACATGAAAATATCAACAACCCGTTTAAAAATAATGTTTTTTTGTTAATTATTATGGGAAACAATTTGTACACAACGATCTCCCAGGGTGATTTGAATAACCGCTCCAACTAGATTCCAGCCTCATAGAGGCAGGCTCATAAATTTTTATTTGAATTTTAGGGGTCAGAGCCCATAAAAATAATAAACACTGATACGAGTGCCTTTAATGCAGGGCTTGCCGTTACGCTTACCGGGTACGATTTCGATGTGTTCTTGGTAATTCATTATATTTCCTTAAGTAAGATTAAGGTCATTTGAGCATAGCAGATCTTATACGATTTCGTCTCAACCATAAACGCATGAACTGACAAAATATACCTAAGGGACAAACAAGGCACTTGGCGATTATCCCCCCGCTTTTGATATCACCTACGCCTACCAACCCAACGGCTTATGGACATCACAACATCAAATGACGCTCAATGGTAAACGCGATGGTTTTACGTTTGAAGATTTTAAAACCTGCGCAAAAACCGCTAGCCTTAAAAAAGGTCGTGCGGAAACTATTATCAACGACGTCACAAACATCGTTAAACACTGGTCAGATTATGCAGATGAAGCCGGGGTAAACAAACCCCAACGCGATGCGATCAATGCCACACTGCGATTAAACATACGTTAAAGCACACTGTCGTCAGCATTGCTCGAACATTAAACCGCGCGCAATAAGGGGAAGTTAAATTCAGGAGATTAAATGCGTTGGCTCTCAACATGAGAGCCAACTATATAAAACGACATAACGGCTATAAGTAACTCATGAACACCGTATTAAAATTTATACCCAGCATTTACCCAAAACATAGGATTAGTATCAGTGCTATCAGACTCAGGCACTCCACCAGTGACGCGCCATGCAGCAACACCATTCACATACCATTTTTTCTGATCATAACGTAGACCTAGACCAGTTGCTGAAATAGCACGATAATTATCAGTGCTCAGCCATGGATCGGCATTAATTTTCACATCACCTGCGTCATAAAACAAATAAGGCGTAAACGAATGAAATGCATAACGTAATTCAACTTGTGCTAACCAACCACTATCACCAAAGGCTTCACCTGATGGATATGCGCGCACCTGATCAGCGCCTCCCAAACCAAATCCTTCGGAAGAATCTAAATTATCTGGACTCCACTGCGCACTCACATGGGTGTAAACGCTGACAGAATCACACACGCTTTGCAGACGCGCAACATCAAGATTAATTTTTTGGAAGCTACCATCACTTTTTGCTGTAAGCTCATCGACAGCAAGCAAATTGTCATCTAAATCAAGTGATCCGTATGTCCAACTTACCGCGCCATAAGTAATGCCACCTTTAAAAAAATGATCACGCACATCAAACTGAACTATTAACGGCATCACATCACTGGATTTATCCTGAGTTGAATTAGTAGCGCCATATTCATCTTCTAAATTTTTATGCTGGTATGTAGCAAGTCCAGTAATATTTGCGCGTTGCGATCTTATGAATGGATAACTAAGACCTGCACTCACTGTCTGCACAAAACCCGATGCGTC
The nucleotide sequence above comes from Gammaproteobacteria bacterium. Encoded proteins:
- a CDS encoding type II toxin-antitoxin system HipA family toxin, which gives rise to MNTVAEVKLWGRTIGAIALNDDSDIASFEYDRAFAQSDIQIAPLTMPLSNRVYRFPELARNTFYGLPGLLADSLPDKFGNALINAWLATQGRRADSFNAIERLCYTGDRGMGALEYAPATGPTANSVQQLQVDQLVQLASDILSQRDTLHAELNEQHSSAALKHIFQVGTSAGGARAKAVIAWNPATNEVRSGQIEAGNGFQHWLLKFDGVSNNKDKELEDPKGYGLIEYAYYKMALDAGITMNECRLLTEHNRHHFMTKRFDRLDNGAKLHMQSLCALAHYDFNMAGAYSYEQAFMVMRQLRLPMQDIEQLFRRMTFNIIARNQDDHVKNIAFLMDKQGTWRLSPAFDITYAYQPNGLWTSQHQMMLNGKRDGFTFEDFKSCAKTVGLKKGRAESIIKEVIEVVKHWTDYADEVGVNKQQRDIINSTLRLSLEN
- a CDS encoding helix-turn-helix domain-containing protein, giving the protein MNIENTLNDPSILLEIGQRLAQQRLSMGLTQAELAEQAGIAKRTLERIEAGESAQMLTLIRLFRVLGLLPALNSMLPAHETRPMELLAASRQAETGKATAKRAHKKVNQAKSEWHWNDQDDAS
- a CDS encoding transposase: MPKKYRQFSAEFKAEAVRLAESSDKAVTQIARELDIRVNQIYKWKKELTDKTVHAFPGKGKQAPDAAELTLLKRENERLKQENEILKKAAIYFAKEHK
- a CDS encoding transposase, whose amino-acid sequence is MKYAFIKQHHHAYPVRLLCRTLDVSNSGYYEWLHRLESPRSQETRNLLEKIETIHHASHETYGYPRIHAELRQHGYSYSRESRGQTELTPL
- a CDS encoding DUF433 domain-containing protein; this encodes MNYQEHIEIVPGKRNGKPCIKGTRISVYYFYGL